In a single window of the Megalobrama amblycephala isolate DHTTF-2021 linkage group LG3, ASM1881202v1, whole genome shotgun sequence genome:
- the dpep2 gene encoding dipeptidase 3, whose amino-acid sequence MFIYKEAGSGAWFVCTLLSLHGVISETSRALDIMRKYPLIDGHNDLALRLRIHYNNKLTKINLHSISHAATDISRLKAGHVGGQVFSAYVLCTAQDKDAVRLTLEQIDVIRRVCTENSYLELVTTAEGMRDSTKIACLISVEGGHSIDSSLPALRMFYQLGVRSMALTHTCNTPWAESSSRFYSFYQRKNNSLTEFGKAVVEEMNRLGMLIDLSHSSWETARAVLKHSIAPVIFSHSSAYAICNNTRNVPDDLLQLLKANGGLIMVNFYRHFVACSDSTNVSTVADHFDHIKDLIGAESIGIGADFDGAQGFPEGLEDVSKYPALIEELISRNWSEEELAGVLRLNFLRVFQEAEKVRDKMLNTLPSEAEIPFLEANNSCRAKLTIPVRTDSSYRNGKASLMPVRAIAWFIVFLIQLL is encoded by the exons ATGTTCATATATAAAGAAGCAGGCAGTGGCGCATGGTTCGTATGCACCCTTCTCTCACTTCATGGAGTAATATCCGAAACCAGTAGAGCACTGGATATAATGAGAAAATATCCACTAATTGATGG ACACAATGACCTTGCGCTACGTCTGAGAATTCATTATAACAACAAACTCACCAAGATCAATCTGCATAGCATTTCTCATGCGGCTACAGATATCAGTCGCCTCAAAGCTGGTCATGTTGGAGGGCAG GTTTTTTCAGCATACGTGTTGTGCACGGCTCAGGACAAGGATGCTGTCAGACTGACATTGGAACAGATTGATGTAATTCGTCGTGTATGTACTGAAAACTCATACCTGGAACTGGTCACCACAGCTGAAG GAATGAGGGATAGTACAAAAATCGCATGTCTCATCAGTGTGGAGGGAGGCCACTCCATCGACAGCAGTTTACCAGCACTACGCATGTTCTACCAGCTTGGAGTAAGATCCATGGCCCTCACACACACCTGCAACACGCCATG GGCTGAGAGCTCATCTCGTTTTTACTCATTTTACCAGCGGAAGAACAACAGCTTGACAGAATTTGGCAAG GCAGTGGTGGAAGAGATGAACAGGTTGGGAATGCTGATAGATCTGTCTCATAGTTCCTGGGAGACAGCCAGAGCAGTGCTGAAACATTCTATTGCTCCAGTTATTTTCAGCCACTCCTCAGCCTATGCTATCTGTAACAATACTCGCAACGTACCTGATGACCTGCTGCAGCTTCTG AAAGCAAATGGTGGGCTTATCATGGTGAACTTCTACAGACATTTTGTAGCATGTTCAGATTCCACAAACGTGTCTACTGTGGCTG atcattTTGATCATATAAAGGATCTGATTGGTGCTGAAAGCATTGGGATTGGAGCAGACTTTGATGGAGCACAAGG ATTTCCTGAAGGGCTGGAGGATGTCTCCAAATACCCAGCACTAATTGAGGAGCTGATATCAAGGAACTGGAGTGAGGAAGAGCTGGCAGGAGTGCTAAGACTGAACTTCCTTAGAGTGTTCCAAGAGGCTGAGAAG GTACGTGATAAAATGCTAAATACCCTACCCAGCGAAGCTGAAATCCCATTTTTGGAAGCAAACAACAGCTGTCGTGCGAAGCTGACTATTCCAGTCAGGACCGACAGTAGCTATCGAAATGGAAAAGCTTCATTGATGCCTGTAAGAGCTATTGCCTGGTTTATCGTATTTTTGATCCAGTTACTGTAA